tagcagccctaaccctcttattagcaggaaaatcatggcaagtaaatttttgactcaattctaattcccgtgtaaggtaagcatcagggtcatattttccatcaaaaggaggaaccttaagtttaatagaatgcagcgagtcatgttcctctctttGAGGTCGTATCGGTCCCATACCTCGGCGGTTGAAACGAGTTCGGCGACGATCACGGtcgttgtgatggtttacggccccgtcgtgttccgtatccgcggagtagtcgtcgtcgttctcctcaacctcgcttgcgaaggtaccgttattagcggtccgctggttgtgtgtattgtttcctcccggtgtagcgatggtcgttgcagcaagtgccgccagttgcgtcgtgatttctgccagagaagtactaatggtagcaacagaattctgtaaagatgttagcttggtattggtttcaatgtgcgcgctctccaaggttccaagtctctcatttgcaacccgaacgtcctcatccagctcctcgttacgaagcctaagcttgcgatcaaaatgtgaaataatgccctttgtgcatggagagtggccttgtaaatcatcgtcagaacctgccatcgttaggagaaaacaagaaaaaaaaaatcacaaggaaaagtccctatgcactactaggatgtggggttcaaaagatcactccactcaacttttaatcaagttcttactcgttcttacccagcaaacaggaaggtgatggccagcggcgagaacaagccctccgaagattaatgtatcgatgcctcgaggcaaaccaatctaggtgtagaatctgtggagcttggaggcttatgtgagtagcaaggaaaagcgaataatcaaatcagcaatgcaaagttgaaaatatgctcaaaaatgctagtcctagctgctggagtcgataagaacgaattacagaaattaactaagcctagatactgaaaaaggtagaaaggaaagatcaaatgaaaggtaaaacaagtaaatctctggggaatattttttctctttttttttctttttgtggccttctgtttggcttcttatttttttctattttttttctttttttttatccccagaaactcacgaaagaagttaagaccggaaagctgcacgtcggtctgtaggagaatagcaaaggatgtagtaaggaaaactcagaaaaatatgagaaaatatgggttagaagcgtaccaaaacaagctttccaacaagtgcaagatcactcgaaacggaggtcggacggtggagaaaactgagatatactgcACTGCCCCGGTGCCAAAAACGGGTGCAGAAACTTCGAAGCAcgaaaagtccaccttagaggccgaatttgagggtcaaggAGCCGTTAATTTTAGAGGATGCGCCTCGTCGAGAGCTTTCCGAAAAGTCCTGGAACGTTCAAATCTGACTtcgtatgcaaaagatacggCCGTTTTAGtaaacacgggtcaaacccacccgaaactctAATTCTACTtagactcgggtccgaaactgactcgaactcttcctctctttttttcctttttttttctttctttcctttttttttacttcctttctttttttttcacaactttccgaacaacttgattcaatctattatgaaacactttccaaaagcactcttgattagactcggactcgaactcgcggctgaaaactataacttgccgactcgatgtaggactcgacgagggactcggtgtaggactcgaagagggactcggtggaagatatggtggtggcggaagattatggcggtggtgtggcaggatgTTTGGTGGCGGAAGTTTGATGGAAAGCCTGCATCACACGAaatcaaaagacaaaaacaagttcgatctagtagaaaaaatctgaaaaacgatccaatctaatacagcaactcgacacgattaatgcagcaaaaattcaacaatgcaaatactaatgtgaaaattgcaaggctcagattggttctaggacaaggtaactaattctaatttttgtttggctttttctagacgataggtaaaaacagatctaaaccacggataaactggaaaaatctcatcgagcaaccttaagctctgataccacgtgatagcctcgagggtgtcccgatctttcgatgagatacctaattatcgatttggtaggaggtgacgttgacgatccgactacaacctaggaggcaacGCCTTaacgatcgatacaccaacttcagaaggttattgatcccgcgggggaacgatcaacctgaccacgaaggtctttgttcctgcaagcaatcgaagaacaagcaagaacaagatgaaaagcaatctgaaattgcgaataggagatatgaaggttcacgaatctgaatattcaatatagttggagtcttgatgacggtaaaacaggtggtctaaccgacacacgcgattacacgaaagtagcaaaggctaaactttatctgaTCAAAACCCAAGTctccatgggggggctcatggggtataaataggaggggaactaggtggttttcggacaggcccttgagggactccgaaacggtcTAGGactcctcctaaaacacaacgaaaacatctaaaaattggctggaccctattacatggccttaggcctaataaagcaaggttataactctcatctttggcccatagatacccattggaggggcaatcctccacttggccgaaatcccattgatgaagaggatgcggccttcttctcatctctcgttatggcggtttcaatgttctgaaatcatcacttgagctagttcccgccaccttgctgccacctccatggtttgctgtccaacgctgatccttgaggtgcaagctaagtccttcattcctaaaacacataaaaaaatccatcttaggcagcagcatattctcattaatattaaatgaagtaccgaggaacgaaagtacctaataatttagttgtcgtgcacgagctctagtaattggtccatgtatcttcggtacttgaggtgtaggtgctgtaggaGCTGTGATTGTATCATTACTTGGGATGTACTCATCACCCCGTGCCAAATTAAAAATTGGGTCCTAAACTTTGTATACTATAAATCTAAAACGACTCAATTTTGTCACATAAATTATATGCTCAGTAAGACAAAACGAGAAGAACTCCTTAAGCAATGAAGTGTCATCACTTCAGTAGGCAGGTCAGGGCCGGCAGCCGACGATCCAGGGATTGCGCTTGCCAATCGGCTCTGGCGGCTGGGAGATGAACTGGAATACCAAATCATCGATCGCTTGGTAACCCGACGCTGCGCCAGCAATAGCCAATAGATTACACCCAAAAAAGGTCTCCTGTAAGAAAGGACCAAGATTTCTCACAACTTCATGACTCTAATTATACTAATACCAGCACGTCAGCAGTCACTAGACGCGCCCTAATAGATTGCCTGACCAGTCACTGTGATAAGGCCTTCATATGTTTTGGTAAATACAAGACATAATAAAGCTAAAATTAGCCTAACATAAAGGCGTAATTTGCAACAGTAACAATACCTACCAAACATAGTACCCTCAATTCAGTGATCAACTGTCTACCAAACTACTCTCAGTTCTTGAACCAGAGGATTATAGGGGGTGAATGTTACACACCAGATTGAACATCCGGCTTAACAGGATGAGCATTTGACACAACTGTCTTATACGCCACATGAGCCATCTCATAATTCTGCTTGAGCTCTTCATGGTCCTTCAGTGAAGCCTTGGCGAACTCTGTCAGGCAATTGAGAACTGTAGTCAGTTTTGACTGTAATCCTTCCAGTGATGCTACCCCTCCGCACGTTTCCTGTTCGTTGTTTTCCAGCATCCCACATTCCTGAGACTCGCTCCTGGAATGGGGCTCACTTCTCGGTTTGTGCTGATCAGGCTGATACTCGAACGAGTCACGCAGGAGCAGCATTACGTCTTTAATGGACTTGCATAGCTCATCGGTGGGGAGTGACTCCATCCTGGAAAGCCAGTCAGCGCAGAGGACAAATATCGGAGGGGAAAGTGCTTGGCGGGGAGGAAATGAGACCTTCCTCTTCCGCCGACGTCGGTCCTGGGGTGGCTGCAGGATGCACTTCTGGAGCCATGCATTGAGGGCCTCAACATATGACTTCTGAGCAGTGACCCAGATCTTGAAACTGGACAAAAAACAGTCCATCTCGTTCCACAGGTACTGTGCTGCCTGGCGGTGATGCTCACCTTGCTGCACTGAGGTTGAACTTTTGACATGGTATGCCAGTGAGATTGTAATGAATTGCTTGAGGTGGCACTCCAGCATTGCTTTCCACATTCTGATTAACCTGCAAGAGGTATGTATGGACATTTAACTTTCAAGGTTAACATTTACAAGAAAACCTGTACATCATATGCAAACCAACATGTCTAAAACATATTTTAATTAGCAGACTGaagtaaaaaagaaatgagACATCTCTGCTCAGCAAAATAGGGGCTCAGAGAATAATTAGTAAATGGTAATCTCCTGATGTTCAGTATTCAGCATTGTACTGCCAAGCGAGATTTGGAATAACATTGAAAGCTCAAAATTTGCATGATTTATACTATAAAGGTAATATTAAGCAGGGTCAAGAAATCTGTTAAAATCTGGATCAATGTAGAAGAGCAAATTGATACCCTTGAATGAGCTCGACAAGTTGAGGCTGAAGTTCTCCATCCCTTATTTTCTCAATCCTTCTTGAGATTGCATCAACAGCCTGGATTGCAACAGATACCCTGGAATGCAGCTCCTTCACAACAGCTCGAGTCTTATCAATAAGCTCTGCATTTAGACCTCGAGCAAATTGATGCCGTAGAAGACTACATTTCTCGTCATAAGTCTTTCTGACATTTTCACTTGCCTAAATAAACAGAGTAATGCAGTTTCAGTGACTAATAATGCCAACAACAGACATATTTACCAGGGAGAGATTTGATAATAGCTATTGGCAAACACGTGATCTCCTACACTCACTCTACTAAGAACATTAAATTTTATGATTAGTACAAATCAAGTAGTATGTATGTTTCATATTATCAACCCTTATTGCAAGAGACACCATTTGCCTCATAAACATAGTCTTCAGGACTGCAAATTTAAAAATGCACCGGTTTTCACAACAGATCTACAAAACAACAGACATTTTTGTGTAGGGAAATGATGACTTCATCATAGCTAGTCAAGAATTCAGATTGGCAAATCATGCTAGAAGAGCTTGCTTACTATCGTAAATGCACCTTGATTTCATCATATAGTTTTCTTTCCCATGCATGCAACCTATCCAATGTAGAAGAATGGCTTCCAGACACCATGGCGAATTGCTCAACAAAATCATTATTACTATCATCCACATCATCTTGAATCATAGAAGTTGCAAGTGGACTTTTAGATGACGATGACAAGGATGAGACTGAACGTTTCCAGGTAACAACGTTTGCAACATGCTGTGCAGTTTCTgcagaaacaaaagaattaGTACTTTAGGCAAATAGTGTCTTAAGGATAATGAGAAGATACAAGTTGAAATATTATGCTTGCCTTGGCTGAGAAGAATGTCGCGATTGCAGCACACACGAAATGCCGATACAAATCGTGCAGTAGGCTTGCCTGGAGAACCTAGGATTTAAGGAATACACAAAAACAACAAGGGTTCACCACACAAACTTAATATAATCCAGATTAAAAACAGACAAGATAATGTTGCCCTCATGATTATCACCTGATGTTTTAGCACATATATCAAGTCggatcttctttgtctcaagcATTCTTGAAACCTCATTCCCAGCTTCAGCTGCACGTATAAAGCGGAGTTCAATGTCCTTCATGCTTGACACAAAATCTTTCGCTCTCTGGGTGATGAAATCTGAAGGATCTTCTGTCTCTGTGCACGATTCCTTTTTCATGTCACCTTCTTCTACCTTTGCTACAACCTTCTCAGACGAAGTGCCTTCAGTTGAGGCATCAGCCAATCGACTTAGTTTGCTCATCCCTCTTTGCGTTGCTTTTGTTTCCTGCTTAGAAACTTCATTATCATCAACAAGATCTGAATGCATTCTGTCAGATTGTTTTCCCTGTTCTTCATTCAATGGAACTAGTGCAGCTTGCCTTGACTCCCTCAAACCCTTCAATCTACTGAAGTTCAAGGTCACCCCATCCTCATTGTTCGAGGTAGCACTACCAGCGGCATCAATAGGATCAAAGAAATCCCATGAGGTGCATAATTCCGGGGGCaagggtggtggcggcggaacaAAGGCAGAGACTGGGGATTCTTGCTCCACAAACTCAGCAGCAGATGGATCTATTGTGAATGTCAAAGGAGCAGTTCCCGCAGCTTTCATGTAATGGATTCTTGTCGTGGGAGGAGTCGATTGATTTGCTCGATGCACCGGGGAGCCAATGTTCTCTGCTGCACGAGACGGAGACGGCGATGCCATAGAGGAATGCGATGGCGACTTGTCCACTTCTGAAATGGAGAGCGATGACTCGGGTGTGATGTTGGACTCCGCATACCGCCGCAATCCAGTCCCCACACCTCGCAGGGACTGAGTATATGACAGGTGTGCCGCCGATAGCGCATCCCTGGATTCGATGGCTCGCTTGATACGACGTAGCCGCTCCTTGCATAGGACTAGGGCATCTTCACCACCAGCTTTGGAGGGTGAGGAACCCATTGAGTCGTACAAGTTCAGAGACCTCCTCGTACaaccacgggcggaggacccagtagggccctaccttgatttttgcctcagttacgaattgggggagattaaggagatgaaatgGGAGGCTAAAGGGCGTAAATCCATTCGTGAGGTGATGGGAAGAGAAACGgccgggagcgagagaatcgaaggagAGATCAAcctggtggcggcgctcgcgggaggaggaagacgagcgaacggagcgagggggctggggcgctcggcagcgggatggggagtgaggggtggcggcgctcgcgcgaggaggaagacgagcgacggggttggggcgctcggcagcgagatgggccaggGCCCAGGGATATAGAATCTGTCTTTTGGGAGGCTGAGAAACGAAGATGGGCTACACGGAGCCCATGAACATATTGAGGCACGTACTGCTCCATAAGGATCGTGTGtgcctctcaaaaaaaaaaaaagatcgtCTGTGGTCCTTGTTGTGAAGAAATCAGCAAGACATGACATCTTACTAcggcatcttttttttttctatctgGAGTCCAATCATGCTATGCACATCATATGGTCAATGTAAACAACTCAGATTTCACTGGAGTACGGCTAATCACCCAATtccaccttttcttttcttcggtTACACCCAATTCCACCTAGTACATGCAGCTAAACACGTCTAAAAGCTTGCGACTTGACCGGCTTAGATATCGAAAGCCCGCAGAATCCATGTCCGGAACTCCGGATAGCAGTTGGCGTAAGTCGAACTCAAGTCTGCGGCTAGTAACCGGAATTGTACACGAGTTGAACTTGTGAATCGTCGGAAAAATCGATGTCCGGGCACTTCTTCTCCCTggctgcatctgcatgcagTCCAGGCCCGACTTTCTTTGAGCATCTGAATTGCCAAGATCTTGGGTATCCGGCATCCTCTTGGCATACAATGATACAAATGCGATCTGTTGTGGCGCCACGCGCTTAGCTTTACCACCATTTCGTTAATGCCCCTATCGCGACGCTACAAATCTTCAGGACAAGAACGTAGCCAGACTGCTGGTCAATCTATGGCCGTAGGCATGCACCGGCTCCAAAAGATGCGAGAGCTTTTGCTAGGACTCCTTGTCGTGGCAGCAAAGTGGGCAGGCTTCAAGTAGGTCACGTGCACGCGAGTTCAGGACTTTACAGACGAATCAAGTAGGTGGTGAATGCTTGTTTGGATTCCGGGTGTGTTTGTTTCTTGCAAATCTCTGTCCTATCAGTTTTTTATATTCATTGGCTAACAAAAAATTGGTCAATAATTTATTAGTCCATAATTTGCCAAAAATGTGAAGAGAGGTGTGAGATAGTTGGCAAATTCCTTTGGCAACTAAAATTTTGGCTACCGAAACAACAAAGACTAAATTAATATTGGTTGCTAAAATTTTGGTAGGACAAATTTTGACATGAACGGACGACCAAACACATCGGGCACGATCAACTAGGTCGTGAATGCTTCTTTAATGAACCAACTGGTTCCATTACGAATCAAACACAGGAACCACTTAAAATTCTGAAATGGTTCCATTACATTTCACAATATTCCAGCAACCAAATCTTtactattttaaaaaaaaggtaattGGAGGATCGCGAGGCTGCTTCTGACGACTCCTCCGTGGACAACGGGTTCCACTCCTCGGGGCAGGACAGTGACGACCGCCGACGGTTTGATTCGTCCCGCCGCTCTCGCTCGCACACTTTTGCTTGCAGGCGTGGGGTGGTTGATGGTGCCGGCCGTGGGTctggtctgggggctggaggTGGTGCCTCTGGTCCTGGGGCCCGGGCACCTCCCTCGACGACTTGCGCGGCGGGGCGCGACGGGTTGGTGGGCTCACCGGCGCCAGTTCCTGTGGAGCAGGATTTGGTTGTCGATTGCTTGGACTCATCACCCGACCCTTCTGTCCCTGCTTCTTTTGATCCAATGATGCTGGAAGCATCGCTTGTCCCGCTGGTGGTTTATGGGCCGCGCACCGCTGTTCGTTGTGGTTGGGAGCCGCCGTTGGTCGATCCTACggtgctggaggaggcggaacTAGTTGCGGCGGAGCCGGCACCATCCTCTCtatccctctcctctcttgtGGCTTCCTCTCTGCGGTTGTCTAAGCCTGCGGTCTCTCAGCCGGAGATGGACACTTTCTGTGTCAGCGTGGCGTCGGCGGACTCCAGGTTGTCTGCTCTGGCCGAGCCCTTCACGCCGACGTCGGTCCGCCCGGTTGCTCCCCCTCCCAACGAGATGCTGGCTCGTTTCCGTTCTGGGTGCAGGCGTGCTGTTGACGCGGTGCTTCCGGCGCCTCCCCCGCGTTCGTCGGTCttgcggcgccggcgtcctcaGGCTACTGGCCAGCTGCGGCGCAGCGTTCGGGTGGCCAGTAGGCGTGCTCCTGGCTCCTCTGTGAAGCGGCAGCAGAAGTTGCTGATCTCGCGTCTGGGCTTGGCATGTGAAGGGGAGCAGATCTCTGAGGGTGATCTGGAGAACTACATTAGGCTGTTTGAGCAACCCCTTTCTCAGGAGCATCTGAACGCCATCTTGGCCATCTTTGGGTGGACGCCTGATACCTTGCCCCTTATGGCCGGCGAGGCGCAGGATGGGCTGTGCTGAGCTTTCGGCCTGCTATGTTGTGGTCTGTGGGTCTCGGTCATGTCTACTGCCGACCCAAAGATCCTTGTGTGGAACGCGCGTGGTCTTAACGCGCCGGCTAAGCGTAGTGTTGTGTATCAGGTGGTTGTTGCTTCAGGTGCTTGTGTTGTTTGCCTGCAAGAAACTAAGCTTTAAGTGGTCACACCGGCGATTGTTTCTCAGTACTTGAGGAATGATTTTAATGATTTTTACTTCTTGCTGACTTTGGGGACGGGTGGGGGCATTTTACTGGTCTGGAAGGCTAGTGTGATTTTGTCCAACCCTTATTTCACCGATCATACGATTACGGCTCGTGTCTCTTCGGGGGATCGCGTTTGGTGGCTCACGGGCGTCTACGGCCCACATAGGGATGCCGACAAACCTGGGTTCCTTCAAGAGCTACGGGACGTTAGGGACCTCCATGCTGGGCCTTGGGCGGTCGTTGGGGGCTTTAACCAAATCGTCAACCCGGAAGACAAGAGCAATGGTTGGCTACATCGTGGGCTCATGAGTAGGTTCAGACGGCTTCTTGCTGATCTTGAGTTGAAGGAGTTGTACTTGGCGGGCAGCGTTTCACTTGGTCAAGTGAGCGCAATCGGCCCACCTTGGAGCGCTTGGATCGTGTTTTTTCGACGGTGGATTGGGAGACTCTGTTGCCCAACTCTTACCTTTCGGCCTTTATTTCCGCCACTTCGGATCATTCTCCTCTGATCCTTGATGTGGCGGCTGACTAGAGAGTGGGGCGTCGTTTTCATTTTGAAACCTTTTGGCCGAAGGTGCCGGGTTTTCATGAGGTGGTGGCCATGGCTTGGTGCGAGATGGCTCATATTCTCAATCCATTCCAGCGGACGGCCGCAAGGTTGCAGGTGTTGGCTAGACGGCTTAGAAGCTGGAGTGATAAATTCATGGGCAATACTAAGTTGCAAATCTTGGTGGCCACGGAGGTGATTTTGCGGTTTGATGTGGCTATGGAGAGACGGGCCTTGTCTGATCCTGAGAGACGCCTTCGCTCTCTtctgaagaagaagcttttAGGCCTTTGCTCTCTTGTAAGAACAATCGCCCGTCAACGCTCCCGCCTTCTGTGGCTCAACGAGGGGGATGCTAACACCAAGTTCTTTCATCTTCATGCTAGTCAGCGCAAACGGAAGAACTACATTGCTTCTCTCCGTGTGGATGGGAGGCTGATTCCAGACCATGATGGGATCTCCTCAGTTGCGGATATTTCTTCCGTGCTTTGTTGGGCTCCATCGAGGACCGTCCTTTTGCTTTGGACCCCCAGTTCTTGGGCCTGCCTTCGGCTCCTCCCTTGGGCCTGGACGGCGACTTCTCATAGGAGGAGGTGTGGATGGCGGTGCGGAATCTCCTGCCGGACAAGTGCCTGGGGCCTGACGGCTTCACGGGGCTGTTCTTCTCTTCGTGTTGGTCCATCATTAAGGAGGACACTTTGGCCTGTTTCAGGGCCTTTGCCTCTCTTGATGTGCGTGGTCTGGAGGCGGCTAACCAGGCCCTTATCTGTCTCCTCCCTAAGTTGCAAGTGGCGGAGTCCATCCGTGATTTTCGGCCGATTAGCCTTATTCACGCTATCGGTAAGCTGATCTCCAAGGTGCTGGCCAACCGCCTTGGCCCGGAGTTACCTCGTCTTGTGGGGCCCCACCAGGGTGCTTTTGTGCATGGTCGTTGTCTCCATGATAACTTCTAGTTGGTACAAGGCACCGCCCGGCGGTTACATCAGTTGAGGCAGCCTGCGGTGCTTCTGAAGTTGGACATCACCAAGGCTTTCGACTCATTGAATTGGTCCTTTCTTTTTTACGCCTTGTGTTGGCTTGGTTTCGGCCGAAGGTGGATTGGTTGGATCGGTGCCTTGCTTGGCTTCTCCTCGACTAGGGTGTTGGTGAATGGCATCCCTGGTAGGGACATTCTGCACCGTCGTGGGTTGCAGCAGGGAGACCCGCTCTCTCCTATGTTATTCATCCTTGCCATGGATGCGCTTCATGCTATGATGGTGAGCGCTGAACGACGTGGTCTGTTGTCTCCTCTGGCTCGTTGCGGTCTTAGGCAACGTTCCTCGTTCTTCGCGGACGATGCGGTGATCTTCCTGAAGcctgtggaggaggagctggaggcTTGTGTTGCCATCCTGGAGGACTTCGGTTGTGCTTCGGGGCTCCGAATTAATTTCGGGAAAACCTCGGCGCACCTTATTCGTTGCACCGTTGAGCAGGAGGCCATGGTGGGACACAAGCTGGGATGTGTGGTTCAACCTTTTCCTTGTTGCTAC
This is a stretch of genomic DNA from Brachypodium distachyon strain Bd21 chromosome 1, Brachypodium_distachyon_v3.0, whole genome shotgun sequence. It encodes these proteins:
- the LOC100837459 gene encoding nitrate regulatory gene2 protein isoform X2; translated protein: MGSSPSKAGGEDALVLCKERLRRIKRAIESRDALSAAHLSYTQSLRGVGTGLRRYAESNITPESSLSISEVDKSPSHSSMASPSPSRAAENIGSPVHRANQSTPPTTRIHYMKAAGTAPLTFTIDPSAAEFVEQESPVSAFVPPPPPLPPELCTSWDFFDPIDAAGSATSNNEDGVTLNFSRLKGLRESRQAALVPLNEEQGKQSDRMHSDLVDDNEVSKQETKATQRGMSKLSRLADASTEGTSSEKVVAKVEEGDMKKESCTETEDPSDFITQRAKDFVSSMKDIELRFIRAAEAGNEVSRMLETKKIRLDICAKTSGKPTARFVSAFRVCCNRDILLSQETAQHVANVVTWKRSVSSLSSSSKSPLATSMIQDDVDDSNNDFVEQFAMVSGSHSSTLDRLHAWERKLYDEIKASENVRKTYDEKCSLLRHQFARGLNAELIDKTRAVVKELHSRVSVAIQAVDAISRRIEKIRDGELQPQLVELIQGLIRMWKAMLECHLKQFITISLAYHVKSSTSVQQGEHHRQAAQYLWNEMDCFLSSFKIWVTAQKSYVEALNAWLQKCILQPPQDRRRRKRKVSFPPRQALSPPIFVLCADWLSRMESLPTDELCKSIKDVMLLLRDSFEYQPDQHKPRSEPHSRSESQECGMLENNEQETCGGVASLEGLQSKLTTVLNCLTEFAKASLKDHEELKQNYEMAHVAYKTVVSNAHPVKPDVQSGV
- the LOC100837459 gene encoding nitrate regulatory gene2 protein isoform X1 → MGSSPSKAGGEDALVLCKERLRRIKRAIESRDALSAAHLSYTQSLRGVGTGLRRYAESNITPESSLSISEVDKSPSHSSMASPSPSRAAENIGSPVHRANQSTPPTTRIHYMKAAGTAPLTFTIDPSAAEFVEQESPVSAFVPPPPPLPPELCTSWDFFDPIDAAGSATSNNEDGVTLNFSRLKGLRESRQAALVPLNEEQGKQSDRMHSDLVDDNEVSKQETKATQRGMSKLSRLADASTEGTSSEKVVAKVEEGDMKKESCTETEDPSDFITQRAKDFVSSMKDIELRFIRAAEAGNEVSRMLETKKIRLDICAKTSGSPGKPTARFVSAFRVCCNRDILLSQETAQHVANVVTWKRSVSSLSSSSKSPLATSMIQDDVDDSNNDFVEQFAMVSGSHSSTLDRLHAWERKLYDEIKASENVRKTYDEKCSLLRHQFARGLNAELIDKTRAVVKELHSRVSVAIQAVDAISRRIEKIRDGELQPQLVELIQGLIRMWKAMLECHLKQFITISLAYHVKSSTSVQQGEHHRQAAQYLWNEMDCFLSSFKIWVTAQKSYVEALNAWLQKCILQPPQDRRRRKRKVSFPPRQALSPPIFVLCADWLSRMESLPTDELCKSIKDVMLLLRDSFEYQPDQHKPRSEPHSRSESQECGMLENNEQETCGGVASLEGLQSKLTTVLNCLTEFAKASLKDHEELKQNYEMAHVAYKTVVSNAHPVKPDVQSGV